One window from the genome of Pseudomonas sp. L5B5 encodes:
- a CDS encoding NAD-dependent epimerase/dehydratase family protein: protein MADGLVLITGGAGFIGSHLADALLAKGYSVRVLDDLSTGKPGNLQLDNPRIELIEGDVADAALVNRVMQGCTAVVHLAAVASVQASVDDPVQTHQSNFIGTLNVCEAMRQQGVKRVLFASSAAVYGNNGEGLSIDEETAKAPLTPYASDKLASEHYLDFYRRQHGLEPAIFRFFNIFGPRQDPSSPYSGVISIFCERVQQGLPITVFGDGEQTRDFVYIGDLVQVLLQAIEAPELEVGAVNVGLNQATTLNQMLAALAEVVGQLPPVSYGPARAGDIRHSRAGNQRLLQRFTFPEPTSLSVGLARLLGR, encoded by the coding sequence ATGGCTGACGGCCTTGTATTGATCACCGGCGGCGCCGGTTTCATCGGTTCGCACCTGGCCGACGCCCTGCTTGCCAAGGGCTACTCGGTACGTGTGCTGGATGACTTGTCCACCGGCAAGCCCGGCAACCTGCAACTGGATAATCCACGCATCGAACTGATCGAGGGTGATGTCGCCGATGCCGCCTTGGTGAACCGGGTCATGCAGGGTTGCACTGCGGTGGTGCACCTGGCAGCTGTAGCGTCGGTGCAAGCGTCGGTGGACGATCCGGTGCAGACCCACCAGAGCAATTTCATCGGTACCCTGAATGTCTGCGAGGCCATGCGCCAGCAGGGCGTGAAGCGGGTGCTGTTCGCGTCCAGCGCCGCGGTCTATGGCAACAATGGCGAAGGCCTGTCCATCGACGAGGAGACCGCCAAGGCTCCGCTGACTCCTTATGCCAGCGACAAGCTGGCCAGCGAGCATTACCTGGACTTCTACCGGCGCCAGCATGGCCTGGAGCCGGCGATCTTCCGTTTCTTCAATATCTTCGGTCCACGCCAGGATCCATCGTCACCGTATTCCGGGGTGATCAGCATCTTCTGCGAGCGGGTCCAGCAAGGTTTGCCGATCACCGTGTTCGGCGATGGTGAGCAGACCCGGGACTTCGTCTACATCGGCGACCTGGTGCAGGTATTGCTGCAGGCCATCGAGGCCCCCGAGCTGGAGGTGGGCGCAGTCAACGTCGGCCTGAACCAGGCCACCACGCTCAACCAGATGCTCGCCGCCCTGGCCGAGGTGGTGGGCCAGTTGCCGCCTGTCAGCTATGGTCCTGCCCGTGCCGGCGACATTCGTCATTCGCGGGCCGGCAACCAGCGTTTGCTGCAGCGCTTCACGTTTCCCGAACCGACCTCCCTGAGTGTCGGCCTGGCCCGCTTGCTGGGACGTTGA
- a CDS encoding OmpW/AlkL family protein: MHKSLLSASLVALALAAPIANAHEAGDIIVRAGAITVNPKANSSDVKVDRGPLAGANLGGKATMSSDTQLGLNFAYMLTNNIGIELLAATPFEHDVKLKNTALSPANGKLGTLKHLPPTLSVVYYPLDHKSAFQPYVGAGINYTWIYDEHVGSRASEAGFDNFRAKNSWGLAWQVGADYMLTENIMINAQVRYIDIDTRAYVDNNAVAQGTRAKVNVDVDPMVYMVGLGYKF; this comes from the coding sequence ATGCATAAGTCCCTGCTCAGCGCCTCCCTGGTTGCGCTCGCACTCGCCGCCCCGATCGCCAACGCCCACGAAGCCGGTGACATCATCGTTCGTGCCGGTGCGATCACCGTCAATCCGAAAGCCAACAGTTCCGACGTCAAGGTCGATCGCGGTCCACTGGCCGGCGCCAACCTGGGCGGCAAGGCGACCATGAGCAGCGACACTCAGCTGGGCTTGAACTTCGCCTACATGCTGACCAACAACATCGGTATCGAACTGCTGGCCGCCACGCCGTTCGAACACGACGTGAAACTCAAGAACACCGCCCTGTCCCCGGCCAACGGCAAGCTCGGCACCCTCAAGCACCTGCCGCCGACCCTGAGCGTGGTGTACTACCCGCTGGATCACAAGTCAGCATTCCAGCCCTACGTCGGTGCCGGTATCAACTACACCTGGATCTACGACGAGCACGTTGGCAGCCGCGCCAGCGAAGCCGGTTTCGACAACTTCCGCGCCAAGAATTCCTGGGGCCTGGCCTGGCAGGTCGGTGCCGACTACATGCTGACCGAAAACATCATGATCAACGCCCAGGTGCGCTACATCGACATCGATACCCGTGCCTACGTGGACAACAACGCGGTGGCCCAGGGTACCCGCGCCAAGGTCAACGTCGACGTCGACCCGATGGTCTACATGGTTGGCCTGGGCTACAAGTTCTAA
- a CDS encoding DUF3299 domain-containing protein: MKTQRLLRSLLVLSLLFSSPLWAAGAPKDLTWSEMIPPDAPPEVPNMKPLHDLSQMSDALSAESAPAAKQDLPNAPVVKSLDGQAVRLPGYIVPLEVNEEGRTTDFLLVPYFGACIHVPPPPSNQIVHVTSEIGVKLDELYQPYWVEGDMQVKPSSSELADAGYQMAAQKIYVYELQE; this comes from the coding sequence ATGAAGACCCAACGCTTGCTGCGCTCCCTCCTTGTCCTGTCGCTGCTGTTCAGTTCGCCGCTGTGGGCAGCAGGGGCGCCGAAGGACCTGACCTGGTCGGAAATGATCCCGCCGGACGCGCCACCGGAAGTGCCGAACATGAAACCCCTGCACGACCTGTCGCAGATGAGCGATGCGTTGTCCGCAGAATCGGCCCCTGCCGCCAAGCAGGACCTGCCCAATGCACCGGTGGTGAAAAGCCTGGACGGCCAGGCGGTGCGCCTGCCCGGCTACATCGTGCCCCTGGAGGTGAACGAGGAAGGGCGCACCACGGACTTCCTCCTGGTGCCCTACTTCGGCGCCTGCATCCACGTACCGCCGCCGCCGTCGAACCAGATCGTCCATGTCACCAGCGAAATCGGCGTGAAGCTCGATGAGCTGTACCAGCCCTATTGGGTCGAGGGCGACATGCAGGTCAAGCCGTCCAGCAGCGAGCTGGCGGATGCCGGCTACCAGATGGCGGCCCAGAAGATCTACGTCTACGAGCTGCAAGAGTGA
- a CDS encoding ABC transporter permease — protein MYLFRLAMASLANRRFTAILTAFAIALSVCLLLAVERVRTEARASFASTISGTDLIVGARSGSVNLLLYSVFRIGNATNNIRWDSFEHFASNPKVKWAIPISLGDSHRGYRVMGTTDAYFQHYQYGHQQNLQLAVGRAFASDPFEVVLGAEVAEALHYQLGDKLVLAHGVAAISLVKHDDKPFTVVGILKRTGTPVDRTLHISLGGMEAIHIDWHNGVPARGEGRISADQARNMDLTPQAITAFMLGLNSKISTFALQREINEFRGEPMLAILPGVALQELWSLMGTAEKALFVVSLFVVLTGLIGMLTAILTSLNERRREMAILRSVGARPWHIATLLVLEAFALALAGVLAGLALLYLGIALAQGYVQSNYGLYLPLAWPSQYEWTLLGGILIAALLMGSVPAWRAYRQSLADGLSIRL, from the coding sequence ATGTATCTGTTCCGCCTGGCCATGGCCAGCCTGGCCAACCGCCGCTTCACCGCGATCCTCACCGCCTTCGCCATCGCCCTCTCGGTCTGCCTGCTGCTGGCAGTGGAACGAGTGCGTACCGAGGCCCGCGCCAGCTTCGCCAGCACCATCAGTGGCACCGACCTGATCGTCGGCGCCCGCTCCGGCTCGGTGAACCTGCTGTTGTACTCGGTGTTCCGCATCGGCAACGCCACCAACAACATCCGCTGGGACAGCTTCGAACATTTCGCCAGCAACCCGAAGGTGAAATGGGCGATCCCGATTTCCCTGGGCGACTCCCATCGCGGCTACCGGGTGATGGGCACCACCGACGCCTACTTCCAGCACTACCAGTACGGCCACCAGCAGAATCTGCAACTGGCGGTGGGCCGAGCCTTTGCCAGCGATCCCTTCGAAGTGGTGCTGGGGGCCGAAGTCGCCGAGGCCCTGCACTACCAGCTGGGGGACAAGCTGGTCCTGGCCCATGGCGTGGCGGCCATCAGCCTGGTCAAGCACGACGACAAGCCTTTCACCGTCGTGGGCATCCTCAAGCGCACCGGTACGCCGGTGGACCGCACCCTGCACATCAGCCTGGGCGGCATGGAAGCCATCCACATCGATTGGCACAACGGCGTGCCGGCCCGCGGCGAGGGCCGGATCAGCGCCGACCAGGCACGCAACATGGACCTCACGCCCCAGGCCATTACCGCCTTCATGCTGGGCCTGAACAGCAAGATCTCGACCTTCGCCCTGCAACGGGAGATCAATGAATTTCGTGGCGAGCCGATGCTGGCAATCCTTCCCGGCGTGGCCCTGCAGGAACTCTGGAGCCTGATGGGCACCGCCGAGAAAGCCTTGTTCGTGGTGTCGTTGTTCGTGGTCCTGACCGGGCTGATCGGCATGCTCACGGCGATCCTCACCAGCCTCAACGAGCGTCGCCGGGAAATGGCCATCCTGCGCTCGGTGGGCGCCCGTCCCTGGCACATCGCGACCTTGCTGGTGCTGGAAGCCTTTGCCCTGGCCCTGGCGGGCGTGCTGGCGGGACTCGCCCTGCTGTACCTGGGCATCGCCCTGGCCCAGGGCTACGTGCAGTCGAACTACGGCCTGTACCTGCCGCTGGCATGGCCCAGCCAGTATGAGTGGACGCTGCTGGGCGGTATCCTGATCGCCGCTCTGCTGATGGGCAGCGTGCCGGCCTGGCGCGCCTACCGGCAATCCCTGGCCGATGGCCTGTCGATCCGTTTATGA
- a CDS encoding ABC transporter ATP-binding protein: protein MTQALIELSNLGFSWPGHPQLLDIPDFRLQAGETLFLKGPSGSGKTTLLGLLGGVQKPSQGSIRLLGQELTELSAGARDRFRVDHTGYIFQQFNLLPFLSVRENVELPCHFSRLRASRAVQRHGSVDQAAATLLAHLGLKDPGLLGRRADSLSIGQQQRVAAARALIGQPELVIADEPTSALDHDAREAFLQLLFAECREAGASLLFVSHDQSLAPLFDRHLSLAELNRATQPVEV from the coding sequence ATGACCCAAGCACTTATCGAACTGTCCAACCTGGGCTTCAGTTGGCCCGGTCACCCACAGTTGCTGGACATCCCGGACTTTCGCCTGCAAGCCGGTGAGACCCTGTTCCTGAAGGGCCCCAGCGGCAGTGGCAAGACCACCCTGCTGGGTCTGCTGGGCGGCGTTCAGAAGCCCAGCCAAGGCAGCATCCGCCTGCTGGGCCAGGAGTTGACCGAGCTTTCGGCCGGCGCCCGCGATCGCTTTCGCGTCGATCACACCGGCTACATCTTCCAGCAGTTCAACCTGCTGCCCTTCCTCTCGGTGCGCGAAAACGTCGAGCTGCCCTGCCACTTCTCCAGGCTGCGGGCCAGCCGCGCCGTGCAGCGTCACGGCAGCGTCGACCAGGCCGCAGCCACCCTGCTGGCCCACCTGGGCCTGAAGGACCCCGGCCTGCTCGGTCGTCGTGCCGACTCGCTGTCCATCGGCCAGCAACAGCGGGTCGCAGCGGCCCGGGCACTGATCGGCCAACCGGAACTGGTGATCGCCGACGAGCCCACCTCGGCACTGGACCACGACGCCCGGGAGGCCTTCCTCCAACTGCTGTTCGCCGAATGCCGCGAAGCCGGGGCCAGCCTGCTGTTCGTCAGCCATGACCAGAGCCTGGCTCCCCTGTTCGATCGCCACCTGTCGCTGGCCGAACTCAATCGCGCTACCCAGCCTGTCGAGGTCTGA
- a CDS encoding DUF2796 domain-containing protein, whose amino-acid sequence MRRLLLALPFALLPLAVTQAAQAHDHEHEHEHASLGAHEHGVARLNAVLDGQALELELQSPAMNLVGFEHAPGTDADKAKVAAARKQLEQPLVLFNLPRAAACVVAKQELESPLFGDKPDADDHDDDEEAKDADGHEHHHEHSEIHAHYQLTCAKPDALKTLDLGQIFKTFPATQKIQVQLISPSGQQGVEASATAATLKF is encoded by the coding sequence ATGCGCCGCCTGCTACTCGCCTTGCCATTCGCCCTGTTGCCACTGGCCGTTACCCAGGCCGCGCAAGCCCATGACCACGAACACGAGCATGAACACGCAAGCCTTGGCGCCCATGAGCATGGCGTGGCCCGGTTGAATGCGGTGCTCGACGGCCAAGCCCTGGAGCTGGAGCTGCAAAGCCCGGCGATGAACCTGGTGGGTTTCGAGCATGCACCCGGCACCGATGCCGACAAGGCCAAGGTTGCCGCTGCACGCAAGCAGCTGGAGCAACCCCTGGTGCTGTTCAACCTGCCCAGGGCCGCGGCGTGCGTGGTGGCCAAGCAGGAATTGGAGAGCCCGCTGTTCGGCGACAAGCCTGACGCCGATGATCACGATGACGACGAAGAGGCCAAGGACGCCGATGGTCACGAGCATCACCATGAACACAGTGAGATCCACGCCCACTACCAGCTCACCTGCGCCAAGCCGGATGCCCTGAAGACCCTCGACCTGGGGCAGATCTTCAAGACCTTCCCCGCCACCCAGAAAATTCAGGTACAACTCATTTCGCCGAGCGGCCAGCAGGGCGTCGAAGCCAGCGCCACCGCCGCAACCCTGAAGTTCTGA
- the trxA gene encoding thioredoxin, which translates to MSQDTPYIFDAHTADFDQSVIENSFHKPVLVDFWAEWCAPCKALMPMLQQIAESYQGELLLAKVNCDIEQDIVARFGIRSLPTVVLFKDGQPVDGFAGAQPESAVRAMLEPHVQMPPPSAADPLEQAETLFGEGRIGDAEAVLKALLSEDNSNAKALILYARCLAERGELGEAQTVLDAVKSDEHKAALAGAKAQITFLKQAATLPDAADLKARLAKDPQDDEAAYQLAIQQLSRQQYEAALEGLLKLFMRNRSYSEGIAHKTLLQVFDLLGNDHPLVTTYRRKLFAALY; encoded by the coding sequence ATGAGTCAGGACACGCCGTACATCTTCGATGCCCACACCGCCGACTTCGACCAGTCGGTGATCGAGAACTCCTTCCACAAGCCGGTCCTGGTGGACTTCTGGGCCGAGTGGTGCGCGCCCTGCAAGGCGTTGATGCCGATGCTGCAACAGATTGCCGAGAGCTATCAGGGTGAACTGCTGCTGGCCAAGGTCAACTGCGACATCGAGCAGGACATCGTCGCCCGCTTCGGCATCCGCAGCCTGCCCACCGTGGTGCTGTTCAAGGACGGCCAGCCGGTGGACGGTTTCGCCGGCGCCCAGCCGGAGTCGGCGGTACGCGCCATGCTCGAGCCCCACGTACAGATGCCACCGCCGTCTGCGGCCGATCCGCTGGAACAGGCCGAGACCCTGTTCGGCGAAGGTCGTATCGGCGACGCCGAAGCCGTCCTCAAGGCCCTGCTGAGCGAAGACAACAGCAATGCCAAGGCCCTGATCCTCTACGCCCGCTGCCTGGCCGAACGCGGTGAACTGGGCGAGGCCCAGACCGTGCTCGACGCGGTCAAGAGCGATGAACACAAGGCAGCCCTGGCCGGGGCCAAGGCACAGATCACCTTCCTCAAGCAGGCCGCGACCCTGCCGGATGCCGCCGACCTCAAGGCGCGCCTGGCCAAGGACCCCCAGGACGACGAGGCGGCCTACCAGTTGGCGATCCAGCAACTGTCCCGCCAGCAGTACGAGGCGGCCCTGGAGGGCCTGCTCAAGCTGTTCATGCGCAACCGCAGCTACAGCGAAGGCATTGCCCACAAGACCTTGCTGCAAGTCTTCGACCTGCTGGGCAACGACCATCCGCTGGTGACCACCTACCGGCGCAAGCTCTTCGCCGCGCTGTACTGA
- a CDS encoding class I SAM-dependent methyltransferase, whose amino-acid sequence MTPPLELQAALGELLGDAQLVACELPETELRLWLIDERNMDRAFTPEETRRILHEPPYWSFCWASGLALARYLAEHPHWVRGKRVLDFGAGSGVAAIAAARAGALEVVACDLDPLAIAACRANAELNQVELGYCADFFAETDRFDLILVADVLYDRANLPLLDQFLSRGRQALVADSRVRDFQHPLYRRLEMLQALTLPDLAEPWEFRSVSLYHAQRPGAVAAAAPTMAIHPGQAL is encoded by the coding sequence ATGACCCCACCGCTCGAACTGCAGGCGGCCCTCGGCGAACTGCTGGGGGACGCGCAACTGGTGGCCTGCGAGCTGCCCGAGACCGAACTGCGGCTGTGGCTGATCGACGAGCGCAACATGGACCGGGCCTTCACGCCCGAGGAAACCCGGCGCATCCTCCACGAACCGCCCTACTGGAGTTTCTGCTGGGCCAGCGGCCTGGCCCTGGCGCGCTACCTGGCCGAGCACCCGCACTGGGTACGAGGCAAGCGTGTGCTGGACTTCGGTGCCGGCTCCGGCGTGGCAGCCATTGCCGCAGCCAGGGCCGGCGCCCTGGAAGTGGTGGCCTGCGACCTGGACCCGTTGGCCATCGCCGCATGCCGGGCCAATGCCGAGCTCAACCAGGTCGAGCTGGGGTACTGCGCGGACTTTTTCGCCGAAACCGATCGCTTCGACCTGATCCTGGTGGCCGATGTGCTCTACGACCGCGCCAACCTGCCGCTGCTGGACCAGTTTCTCAGCCGGGGCCGGCAAGCCCTGGTGGCGGATTCGCGGGTCCGGGACTTCCAGCATCCGCTGTACCGGCGCCTGGAGATGCTCCAGGCCCTCACCCTGCCGGACCTGGCCGAACCCTGGGAGTTTCGCAGCGTGAGCCTGTATCACGCACAACGACCAGGCGCCGTTGCAGCGGCCGCACCGACGATGGCGATCCACCCCGGGCAAGCCTTATAG
- the nrdR gene encoding transcriptional regulator NrdR — MHCPFCGANDTKVIDSRLVAEGEQVRRRRECLACGERFTTFETAELVMPRLIKTDGSRQPFDEDKLRAGMQRALEKRPVSVERLEAALAHIKHKLRATGEREIKSLVVGELVMSELQKLDEVAYIRFASVYRRFQDLDEFREEIDRLAREPAKQ; from the coding sequence ATGCACTGTCCCTTCTGCGGTGCCAACGACACCAAGGTCATCGACTCGCGTCTGGTCGCCGAGGGCGAACAGGTCCGCCGCCGGCGTGAATGCCTGGCCTGTGGTGAACGTTTCACCACCTTCGAAACCGCCGAACTGGTGATGCCGCGCCTGATCAAGACCGACGGCAGCCGCCAGCCCTTCGACGAAGACAAACTGCGCGCGGGCATGCAACGCGCCCTGGAAAAACGCCCGGTGAGCGTCGAGCGCCTGGAAGCGGCGCTGGCGCACATCAAGCACAAGCTGCGGGCCACTGGCGAGCGTGAGATCAAGTCGCTGGTCGTCGGTGAGTTGGTGATGAGCGAGCTGCAGAAGCTCGATGAGGTCGCCTACATCCGCTTCGCATCGGTCTACCGGCGTTTCCAGGACCTCGACGAATTCCGCGAGGAGATCGACCGTCTCGCCCGTGAGCCGGCCAAGCAATGA
- the ribD gene encoding bifunctional diaminohydroxyphosphoribosylaminopyrimidine deaminase/5-amino-6-(5-phosphoribosylamino)uracil reductase RibD gives MSQPAEQAVLDAHYMARALELARKGRYTTHPNPRVGCVIVRDGEVVGEGWHVRAGEPHAEVHALRAAGDKARGATAYVTLEPCSHHGRTPPCADALVTAGVARVVAAMQDPNPQVAGRGMRRLAEAGIAVHDGVLEHEARAINKGFLKRMEHGLPYVRVKLAMSLDGRTAMASGESQWITGPAARSAVQRLRAESSVVLTGADTVLADGARLTVRAAELGLDAELTALAMTRPPLRVLIDGRLRVPLDAPFFKAGPALVATCAAVEEQYANGPECLIVPGPDGQVDLHRLLLELAARGVNEVLVEAGPRLAGAFARQGLVDEYQIFVAGKFLGSSARPLLDWPLAQMSEAPLLKIIEMRAVGDDWRVTAIPAPPASV, from the coding sequence ATGAGCCAGCCTGCGGAACAAGCGGTACTCGACGCCCACTACATGGCTCGCGCGCTGGAACTGGCGCGCAAGGGCCGTTACACCACCCATCCCAATCCCCGTGTCGGTTGCGTCATCGTGCGCGACGGCGAGGTGGTGGGCGAAGGCTGGCACGTGCGGGCGGGCGAGCCCCACGCCGAGGTGCACGCCTTGCGCGCCGCCGGGGACAAGGCACGTGGCGCTACCGCCTATGTGACCCTGGAGCCCTGCAGCCATCACGGCCGTACGCCGCCGTGCGCCGATGCCCTGGTTACCGCCGGCGTGGCGCGGGTGGTGGCGGCGATGCAGGACCCCAATCCGCAAGTCGCCGGACGTGGCATGCGGCGCCTGGCCGAGGCTGGCATAGCGGTCCACGACGGGGTGCTGGAACACGAGGCGCGGGCGATCAACAAGGGTTTCCTCAAACGCATGGAGCATGGCCTGCCTTATGTCCGGGTCAAGCTGGCCATGAGTCTCGACGGTCGTACCGCCATGGCCAGTGGCGAGAGCCAGTGGATCACCGGTCCCGCCGCGCGCTCTGCCGTGCAACGCTTGCGAGCCGAGTCCAGTGTGGTGCTGACTGGCGCCGACACGGTGCTGGCCGATGGCGCCAGGCTGACGGTGCGCGCCGCCGAACTGGGCCTGGATGCCGAGCTGACGGCCCTGGCCATGACGCGTCCGCCGCTGCGGGTGCTGATCGACGGACGCTTGCGAGTGCCGCTCGATGCGCCGTTCTTCAAGGCCGGCCCCGCCCTGGTGGCGACTTGCGCCGCGGTAGAGGAACAGTACGCCAACGGTCCCGAATGCCTGATCGTGCCCGGCCCCGATGGCCAGGTGGACCTGCACCGCCTGCTCCTGGAGCTGGCCGCCCGGGGCGTCAACGAGGTGCTGGTGGAGGCGGGGCCGCGCCTGGCCGGGGCCTTTGCCCGGCAAGGGCTGGTGGACGAATATCAGATATTCGTCGCCGGCAAGTTCCTCGGCTCCTCGGCGCGGCCGTTGCTGGACTGGCCCCTGGCGCAGATGAGCGAGGCGCCATTGCTCAAGATCATTGAAATGCGCGCGGTCGGCGATGACTGGCGAGTCACTGCCATTCCTGCCCCGCCAGCGAGCGTATAA
- a CDS encoding riboflavin synthase, which yields MFTGIIESIGSIRALTPKGGDVRVYVETGKLDLADVKLGDSISVNGVCLTAVELPGDGFWADVSRETLDCTAFNQLKAGSRVNLEKALTPTTRLGGHLVSGHVDGVGEVVARDENARAIQFRIRAPKELAKYIAHKGSITVDGTSLTVNAVNGAEFELTIVPHTLAETIMADYRPGRQVNLEVDLLARYLERLLLGDKAAEATGSTITESFLAANGYLKS from the coding sequence ATGTTCACTGGCATCATCGAATCCATCGGCAGCATTCGCGCATTGACCCCAAAAGGCGGAGATGTGCGGGTCTATGTAGAAACCGGCAAGCTTGATCTGGCCGACGTCAAACTGGGCGACAGCATCTCGGTGAACGGCGTCTGCCTGACCGCCGTCGAATTGCCCGGCGATGGGTTCTGGGCCGATGTCAGTCGCGAAACCCTGGACTGCACCGCCTTCAACCAGTTGAAGGCCGGCAGCCGGGTCAACCTGGAGAAGGCCCTGACCCCGACTACCCGCCTGGGTGGCCACCTGGTCAGCGGTCACGTCGATGGCGTCGGCGAGGTGGTGGCGCGGGATGAGAACGCCCGGGCCATCCAGTTCCGCATCCGTGCACCGAAGGAACTTGCCAAGTACATCGCCCACAAGGGGTCGATCACCGTCGATGGCACCAGCCTGACGGTCAACGCGGTGAATGGCGCCGAGTTCGAGCTGACCATCGTGCCCCATACGCTGGCGGAAACCATCATGGCCGACTACCGGCCAGGTCGTCAGGTCAACCTCGAGGTCGACCTGCTGGCGCGTTACCTGGAGCGCCTGCTGCTGGGCGACAAGGCCGCCGAGGCCACGGGCAGCACCATTACCGAAAGCTTCCTGGCCGCTAACGGCTATCTCAAATCCTGA
- the ribBA gene encoding bifunctional 3,4-dihydroxy-2-butanone-4-phosphate synthase/GTP cyclohydrolase II translates to MALNSIEELVEDIRQGKMVILMDDEDRENEGDLIMAAECCTPAHINFMAKHARGLICMPMSRERCELLKLPLMSPRNGSGFGTKFTVSIEATEGVTTGISAADRARTVQAAAAKDAKAEDIVSPGHIFPLMAQPGGTLARAGHTEAACDLARMAGFEPTGVICEVMNDDGTMSRRTELEAFAVEHGIKIGTIADLIHYRMIHERTVQRIAEQPLDSELGQFNLVTYRDSVEGDVHMALTLGEICAEEPTLVRVHNMDPLRDLLMVKQPGRWSLRAAMATVAEAGSGVVLLLGHPLDGDVLLAHIRETAEHAPAKKPTTYSIVGAGSQILRDLGVRKMRLMSAPMKFNAISGFDLEVVEYVPSE, encoded by the coding sequence GTGGCGCTCAACAGCATCGAAGAACTGGTCGAAGACATCCGCCAAGGCAAGATGGTCATCCTCATGGATGACGAAGACCGCGAGAACGAAGGCGACCTGATCATGGCCGCCGAGTGCTGCACGCCTGCGCACATCAACTTCATGGCCAAGCACGCCCGCGGCCTGATCTGCATGCCCATGAGCCGCGAGCGCTGCGAACTGCTCAAGCTGCCGCTGATGTCGCCCCGCAACGGCTCCGGCTTCGGCACCAAGTTCACCGTGTCCATCGAAGCCACCGAAGGCGTGACCACCGGCATTTCCGCCGCTGACCGCGCTCGCACCGTGCAGGCGGCTGCGGCCAAGGATGCCAAGGCCGAGGATATCGTCAGCCCGGGCCACATCTTCCCGCTGATGGCCCAGCCTGGCGGCACCCTGGCCCGTGCCGGCCACACCGAGGCGGCTTGCGACCTGGCGCGCATGGCTGGTTTCGAGCCCACCGGGGTGATCTGCGAAGTGATGAACGACGATGGCACCATGTCCCGTCGTACCGAGCTGGAAGCCTTCGCTGTCGAGCACGGCATCAAGATCGGCACCATCGCTGACCTGATTCACTACCGGATGATCCACGAACGTACCGTTCAGCGGATTGCCGAGCAGCCGCTGGACAGCGAACTGGGCCAGTTCAACCTGGTGACCTATCGTGATTCCGTGGAAGGCGACGTGCACATGGCCCTGACCCTGGGCGAGATCTGCGCTGAAGAGCCGACCCTGGTGCGGGTGCACAACATGGACCCGCTGCGCGACCTGTTGATGGTCAAGCAACCGGGGCGCTGGAGCCTGCGGGCGGCCATGGCCACCGTAGCCGAGGCGGGCAGTGGCGTGGTGCTGTTGCTGGGCCACCCGCTCGATGGCGACGTGCTGCTGGCGCATATCCGCGAAACCGCGGAGCACGCGCCTGCGAAGAAACCGACCACCTACAGCATTGTCGGTGCCGGTTCGCAGATCCTGCGTGACCTGGGCGTGCGCAAGATGCGCCTGATGAGTGCGCCGATGAAGTTCAACGCGATATCCGGTTTCGACCTGGAAGTTGTAGAATACGTGCCCTCCGAATAA
- the ribE gene encoding 6,7-dimethyl-8-ribityllumazine synthase, with translation MTLKTIEGTFIAPKGRYALVVGRFNSFVVESLVSGAVDALVRHGVSESDITIIRAPGAFEIPLVAQKVAQKGEFAAIVALGAVIRGGTPHFEYVAGECTKGLAQVSMEFGVPVAFGVLTVDSIEQAIERSGTKAGNKGAEAALSALEMVSLLAQLEAK, from the coding sequence ATGACCCTGAAGACCATCGAAGGTACCTTCATCGCCCCTAAAGGCCGCTATGCCCTGGTGGTCGGCCGTTTCAACAGCTTCGTCGTCGAAAGCCTGGTCAGCGGCGCGGTTGACGCCCTGGTTCGCCATGGCGTGAGCGAAAGCGACATCACCATCATCCGTGCACCTGGCGCCTTCGAGATTCCCCTGGTGGCGCAGAAGGTCGCGCAGAAGGGCGAGTTCGCGGCGATCGTCGCCCTGGGCGCGGTCATTCGTGGCGGCACCCCGCACTTCGAATACGTGGCTGGCGAATGCACCAAGGGCCTGGCCCAGGTGTCGATGGAGTTCGGCGTACCGGTGGCCTTCGGCGTACTGACTGTCGATTCGATCGAGCAAGCCATCGAGCGTTCCGGCACCAAGGCCGGTAACAAAGGGGCAGAAGCTGCCTTGTCCGCCCTGGAAATGGTCAGTCTGCTGGCGCAGTTGGAGGCCAAGTGA